A stretch of Vigna angularis cultivar LongXiaoDou No.4 chromosome 4, ASM1680809v1, whole genome shotgun sequence DNA encodes these proteins:
- the LOC108329907 gene encoding 28 kDa ribonucleoprotein, chloroplastic, protein MSITATAFKSLTMADSCLLSSPSSLFHNITKSHVFSPPSKPLTLQFSCLNSSPSLSLSLAARTHRYPVLTHVAQTSDWAQQEDNAATLQDQEEEQEGGGLLDWEVAGEGVEDEGFVEPPEEAKLFVGNLPYDVDSQKLAMLFEQAGVVEIAEVIYARDTDRSRGFGFVTMSTVEEAEKAVEKFNSYDYDGRLLTVNKASPRGAQPERRPRRNFEPAFSVYVGNLPWDVDGTRLEQVFSEHGKVLSARVVYDRESGRSRGFGFVTMSDESEMNDAVTALDGQTLDGRTIRVNVAEDRPPRRSSF, encoded by the exons ATGTCTATCACTGCCACTGCGTTCAAGTCTCTCACCATGGCCGATTCGTGCCTCCTCTCTTCTCCCTCATCCCTCTTTCACAACATAACCAAATCCCACGTTTTCTCACCTCCTTCCAAACCCCTTACACTCCAATTCTCATGCCTCAATTCCTCCCCCTCGCTCTCTCTCTCCCTCGCTGCACGAACCCACCGTTACCCCGTCCTTACCCACGTCGCCCAAACTTCTGATTGGGCCCAGCAAGAAGACAACGCCGCCACCTTACAGGACCAAGAGGAAGAACAAGAAGGGGGTGGCCTCCTCGATTGGGAGGTCGCGGGCGAAGGCGTGGAAGATGAGGGTTTCGTGGAACCACCGGAAGAGGCCAAGCTCTTCGTCGGGAACTTGCCTTACGACGTTGATAGTCAGAAATTGGCCATGCTATTCGAACAAGCCGGAGTCGTCGAAATCGCCGAG GTGATTTATGCCAGGGACACTGACCGGAGTCGTGGATTTGGATTTGTGACGATGAGTACTGTTGAAGAAGCTGAGAAAGCTGTGGAGAAATTCAATAGCTAT GATTATGATGGAAGACTGTTGACTGTTAATAAGGCTTCTCCGAGAGGAGCTCAACCTGAACGCCGACCTCGTCGTAACTTTGAGCCTGCCTTTTCTGTCTATGTTGGTAATTTGCCGTGGGATGTTGATGGTACCAGGTTGGAGCAAGTTTTCAGCGAGCATGGTAAGGTTTTGAGCGCTAGGGTAGTCTATGACAGGGAGAGTGGTCGTTCACGTGGCTTTGGCTTTGTCACAATGTCGGATGAGTCAGAAATGAATGATGCTGTTACTGCTCTTGATGGTCAG ACTTTGGACGGAAGGACAATTAGGGTGAATGTTGCTGAGGACAGACCCCCCAGGCGTAGCTCCTTTTGA
- the LOC108330245 gene encoding uncharacterized protein LOC108330245 has product MEASSLFAGSSFNQIYKPSLNLKHILDDYIFLKRKNLILNQERVAIMQEKYRVEKLVQEVQNVVYAYRSFQRLIPTDIPVTNKTPSGVCTGTTSFVQNTNTYNNIHWQQSNKRKNSEGIHAPTIAKKPRGRPPGKKNQVKALNVLPPLGTQSLIVNSTATGSQVTTTSSIIETQPGTATNKSVTTCNKDVVTHCEAVVVCPEEEISNKPSLHPSPINSDSDTEDKRELDCNASHVFLENSIPNEFSIPETEKEDSQLDLSHVKFSDLDMEYWSNFSFKDTGIFAEDYFDGPALTQVDA; this is encoded by the exons ATGGAAGCATCCTCCCTCTTCGCCGGTTCCTCATTCAATCAg atATACAAGCCTTCGTTAAATTTAAAGCATATACTCgatgattatatatttttgaagagaaaaaactTAATCTTGAATCAAGAAAGGGTTGCGATCATGCAAGAAAAGTACAGAGTTGAGAAATTGGTGCAGGAAGTGCAAAATGTCGTCTATGCTTATCGTTCCTTTCAGAGGCTAATCCCAACAGATATTCCTGTTACGAATAAAACCCCTTCAG gtgTATGTACTGGTACCACCTCCTTTGTTCAGaacacaaacacatacaacaACATACACTGGCAGCAGTCTAACAAGAGAAAGAATAGTGAAGGAATACATGCGCCCACAATTGCAAAAAAACCTCGTGGTAGACCACCTGGGAAGAAAAATCAAGTTAAAG CTCTAAACGTGCTCCCACCATTAGGGACTCAATCATTAATTGTGAATTCCACAGCTACAGGTTCACAAGTTACCACCACCTCATCAATCATAGAAACACAACCTGGAACAGCAACCAATAAATCTGTTACAACATGTAATAAGGATGTTGTTACTCATTGTGAGGCTGTTGTGGTCTGTCCTGAAGAAGAAATAAGTAATAAACCCAGTCTTCACCCTTCTCCTATAAATTCAGATTCTGACACAGAAGATAAGAGGGAATTAGACTGCAATGCCTCTCATGTATTTTTGGAAAATTCAATACCAAATGAGTTTTCCATCCCAGAAACAGAGAAGGAAGATTCACAGTTGGATCTATCACACGTTAAGTTTTCAGATTTAGATATGGAGTACTGGTCAAACTTCTCTTTCAAAGACACAGGCATCTTTGCTGAAGATTATTTTGATGGTCCGGCTTTAACTCAGGTTGATGCATGA
- the LOC128196201 gene encoding uncharacterized protein LOC128196201: MTYDLGFVVVIVRSDIVTGVRGRKSFVIPGCERGRKYRKYKGDAVASVYDTRKCECPFRLKGKPCSDGAGWVLKVMCGHHNHELAETLVGHPYAGRLNTSEKSLLVDMTKRLTFSATFTFLSTERQSNFTWALEKLKGLFLTFEGGPKVIVTDRDLALMNAIANVFSESYQMLCRFHILKNVKLNAKFHGLLFFEYVNQTWIIPYSTYFVKLWTNKVMHLGNTTTNRAEFAHWSLKKVPGNSMGDLCSCWDNIHNVIILQHNKIKASFESSLLLTSDHFKGYRYRELIGRVSRYALDLIAKELKIVQQIGLDSSKCGCILRRTFGVPCACELARYDPRIIPIGEFHIMWRRLHFSNVELNETEPQLSIKDELKQVEERFNEVDIGGKVTIKQKLLEIVCPILTSMVPPLHKVKTKGAQKSKVKRSERSTTRDPSYFEYVDAFHSTIESSSVRSKLQSKPKAMKKRRFK, from the exons ATGACTTATGatttaggatttgttgtggTAATAGTAAGATCTGACATAGTTACTGGTGTACGGGGAAGAAAATCCTTCGTCATACCTGGATGTGAAAGAGGGAGAAAATATCGGAAATACAAAGGCGATGCAGTGGCTAGTGTATACGACACTCGTAAATGCGAATGTCCGTTTAGATTAAAGGGTAAACCATGTTCAGATGGGGCCGGATGGGTGTTGAAGGTGATGTGTGGACATCACAACCATGAGTTGGCTGAAACTTTAGTTGGTCACCCTTATGCTGGCAGGTTAAATACGAGTGAGAAGTCATTACTGGTTGATATGACAAAGA GGTTAACCTTCTCAGCAACATTTACTTTCTTGTCTACTGAAAGGCAGAGTAATTTCACATGGGCTTTGGAAAAGctgaaaggtttatttttaacatttgagGGTGGTCCTAAAGTCATTGTCACTGACCGAGACTTGGCTTTGATGAATGCCATTGCAAATGTATTCTCTGAGTCATATCAGATGTTATGTCGGTTCCACATCCTTAAAAATGTAAAgctaaatgcaaaat TTCATGGCCTtttgttctttgaatatgtgaatcagACTTGGATTATTCCGTACAGCACATACTTTGTAAAGTTATGGACGAACAAAGTAATGCATTTAGggaacacaaccacaaatag ggcTGAATTTGCTCATTGGAGCCTGAAGAAAGTTCCGGGCAATAGTATGGGTGATTTGTGTTCTTGTTGGGATAATATTCATAACGTCATTATCCtacaacacaacaagattaaggcgtcatttgaaagtagtttgttGCTCACGAGTGACCATTTTAAAGGCTACAGATATAGAGAACTTATTGGGCGTGTGTCTCGATATGCATTGGATCTCATTGCTaaggaattgaaaatagtgCAGCAGATAGGATTGGACTCCTCAAAGTGTGGATGCATATTGAGACGTACATTTGGTGTCCCATGTGCATGTGAATTAGCACGATATGATCCTAGGATTATCCCTATAGGTGAATTTCATATCATGTGGCGAAGATTGCATTTctcaaatgttgaattaaatgaaactgAGCCTCAATTATCCATTAAAGATGAGTTGAAACAAGTAGAAGAACGATTCAATGAGGTTGACATTGGCGGTAAAGTCACCATCAAGCAGAAGTTACTTGAGATTGTTTGTCCTATATTGACATCAATGGTCCCTCCATTACATAAAGTCAAGACAAAGGGTGCAcaaaaaagtaaagttaaaCGAAGTGAAAGGTCTACTACGCGGGATCCATCATATTTTGAGTATGTGGACGCCTTTCATTCAACCATAGAATCTTCATCTGTGAGAAGTAAATTACAATCAAAGCCAAAAGCAATGAAGAAAAGGAGATTCAAATGA
- the LOC108330246 gene encoding uncharacterized protein LOC108330246, which translates to MIDRFHSSTHPFIVDIVDVVVDGHCGYRCIAALLGLGEDSWPVIRNELYKELSAWRDEYESLVGGYDRLEELRNSLLVQSLSAANMNKWMTLPDIGYAIANRYNVILVCLSYSQNYIIFPLRSTPPSDITQHRLICIEHVHGCHFVQVKLQEGCLLPTVNIMSSTH; encoded by the exons ATGATAGACCGGTTTCATTCTAGTACTCACCCCTTCATTGTGGACATTGTTGATGTTGTGGTTGATGGTCACTGTGGGTATAGATGCATTGCTGCGTTGTTGGGACTcggagaagattcatggcccGTTATTAGGAATGAGTTGTACAAAGAACTTAGTGCATGGCGTGATGAATATGAAAGCCTAGTAGGAGGCTATGATAGACTAGAAGAACTGAGGAACTCTTTGTTGGTGCAATCACTGTCGGCG GCTAACATGAACAAGTGGATGACATTACCAGACATTGGTTATGCAATTGCTAACCGATATAACGTTATCTTAGTGTGTTTGTCATACtctcaaaattatattatcttcCCACTACGTTCCACACCACCTTCTGATATAACTCAACATCGCTTAATTTGTATAGAACATGTTCATGGATGTCATTTTGTGCAG GTTAAGCTACAAGAAGGTTGTCTGTTGCCCACGGTGAATATCATGTCCTCAACCCACTGA